Within the Novosphingobium sp. SL115 genome, the region CCATGGTGTCGATCTGGTGGGATGCCGGTTTCTGATTGCCGACGGCGCGCGGGCCAAGCGACTGGAAGGCCATGCTCACGGTGCGCAGCTTTTGCCGATGGTGCATGATTGCGGCTATGAGCAGGGCCTTGCCGCATTGCTGGCCAAGGGCGGCGGCATGGATACGTTGCTGCCCGAACTGACCGGCGATGATCTGGCAACGGTGCTGTTCACGTCCGGGTCCACGGGCATGGCCAAAGGTGCCTATTCCGATCATCGCGGTGTGGTGCAGGGCACGATGAACTATGTCGCCCAATCGGTGGCGATGCTGTCGATCCTGACCGCGCGGGGTGAAGGCCCTGCGCCCGATGCGCAGCCGACCACGCTGGTCAACGTGCCGCTGTTCCATGTGACGGGTGAAGTGCCGGTATTCCTGCAATCTTTCGCATTGGGCCGCAAGCTGGTGCTGATGGCCAAGTGGGATGCCGAAGAAGCGATGCGGCTGATCGAGAAGGAAAAGGTCAGCTACTTCGTCGGTGTGCCGCTGATGAGCTTTGAAATTGCCACGCACCCTGACCGTGACAAATACGACCTTTCGACCTGCGTTTCCTTTGCCGCAGGCGGCGCGCCACGTCCGGTGGAGCATGTGGACCGCATCCGTAAGGCGCTGCCCCATGCCTTCCCGCTGCTAGGCTATGGCTTGACCGAGACGAACGGGGTGGGCTGCGGCAATCTGAACGAAAACTATCTGGCCAAGCCCGGCAGCACCGGCACAGCATCGCGCCCGTTGGTGGATCTGGCCATTCTGGATGATGCGGGCAATGCTTTGCCGCAGGGCGAGGTGGGCGAAGTGTCGATCCGGTCCATCGCCAATTTCCTGGGGTATTGGGACAACGAGAAAGCCACGCGCGAAGCGATCATGCCCGACGGGTATTTCCGGTCGGGCGACCTTGGGTATCTGGACCCTGAGGGTTATCTGTTCATCGTCGACCGCAAGAAGGACATCATCATTCGCGGCGGCGAAAACATTTCGTGCATCGAAGTGGAAAGCGCGATCTATGCCCACCCCTGCATTGCCGAAGCGAGCGTGTTCGGCCTGCCGGATGAAAAGCTGGGTGAAGTTCCGGCGGCGGTCTATCTGGCGAAGGAAGGCTGTTCGGCCACTGAGGACGAACTGCGCGAATTTCTGAAGGAGCATATCGCGCCGTTCAAGATTCCGGTGCGGTTCTGGGAAGTGGATGAGGCCTTGCCGCGTCTTGGCACGGAAAAGGTGGACAAGCGGTCCTTGCGCGAACGCTATACCCGCGAATGGCTGGAGGCGGGGATGGCCTGAAACGCCCTGTTGCCGCCCGTGATTGTTGTTGGTCCTGAGCCAGTTGTTATTGGACGGTAACGCCTGAAAGTCTAAAGGGGAGGCATGATGCTTCCCCGGATTGCCAACCAGCGTGCCATCGTTGACCGCCGCGCACTTGCCGATGCGGTTGCCGCCGCCTTTGCCGAGCAGGGCGAGAAGTCGCGCCCTGCGGTGGTGGAACTGCTACGCGATGCGTTGAAGGCAGGCCGGGCGGAGCTCGCGCGGCGGCTGGAGGCCAAGCCTTCTGCAGGCGCCGAATGCGCGCAGGGGCAGGCGTTTCTGGTCGACCAGCTGGTGCGGGTGATCCACGATCATATCGTGGCCCGCGTCTATCGCGCCAGTAACCGGTCCACCGGAGAGCGGATCGCCGTGCTGGCGGTGGGTGGATATGGCCGGGGTGAAATGGCCCCGCATTCTGACGTGGACATTGCTTTCGTCACCCCGATCAAGCCGACGTCGTGGTGCGAGCAGGTGATTGAGGCCATGCTCTATTTCCTGTGGGATCTGGGGCTGAAAGTGGGCCATTCCAGCCGTTCGCTGGACGAAGTGGTGCGCATGGCGAAAAGCGACCTGACCATCCGCACGGCGTTGCTGGAAGGCCGCTATGTGTGGGGTGACCGCGACCTGTTTGACGAGGCTTCGCGCAGGTTCTGGGCCGAAGTGGTGGACGGCACCGAAAAGCAGTTCGTGGCCGAGAAGCTGCAGGAGCGGAACGACCGGCACAAGCGGCTGGGCGACAGTCGCTATGTGGTCGAACCCAACGTGAAAGAGGGCAAGGGCGGGTTGCGTGACCTGCACACGCTGTACTGGATCGGCAAATATATCCACAAGGTGCGCGATGCGTCCGAGCTGGTAGATGTGGGCCTGCTGACGGCGGAGGAATATCGCGCATTCCGTCGGGCCGAGAACTTTTTCTGGGCGGTGCGCTGCCACCTGCATACCATCACCAACCGCACCGAAGACCGGCTGACGTTTGACCTGCAGCGCGAAGTGGCGACGCGGATGAACTTTGCCGACCGTCCCGGCAAAAGCGCGGTCGAACGGTTCATGCAGTACTTCTTCCTTCAGGCCAAGGAAGTGGGATCGCTGACAGGGGTGTTTCTGGCGCAGTTGGACGGCCAGTTCGCGCGGCAGAAGCGGGGCTTTTTTGCGTCGCTGCGCAGCCGCAAGAAGAAGGTAGGCGCTTTCGTGATCGAGGGCGGGAAGCTGGGCGTTCCCACCGACGACATCTTTCAGAAAGACCCGGCGCGGCTGCTGGAGCTGTTTGTGGTGGCCGACCGTGAAAAGGTGGAAATCCACCCCGAAGCGATGCGCATCGCGCGGCGCGATTCAGGGCTGATCGACGCGGGCGTGCGCAAGGATGCGCGCGCCAACGCGCTGTTCCTTGATCTGCTGACCAGTCGCAACGATCCCGAAACGGTGCTGCGCTGGATGAACGAGGCGGGTATATTTGGCCGGTTCGTGCCCGATTTTGGCCGGGTGGTGGCGCAGATGCAGTTCGATATGTACCACCACTATACTGTGGATGAGCATACGATCCGTGCGATCGGCCTGCTTGGCAGCATCGAAAAGGGCGAGGTCAAGGCCGACCATCCGCTGGCCAGTGAAGTGGTGGGCAAGGTGGCTTCGCGTCGGGTGCTGTATGTGGCGACGCTGCTGCACGACATTGCCAAGGGGCGGCGCGGTGACCATTCCGTGCTGGGCGCTGAAGTTGCGATGAAGCTGTGCCCGCGGCTGGGCCTTTCGGCGGCAGAGACGGAACTGGTGGCGTGGCTGGTGCGATGGCACCTGTTGATGAGCGCCACCGCGTTCAAGCGCGATCTGGCCGATTACAAGACCATCGCCGATTTCGTGAACACCGTGCAAAGCGTGGAACGTCTGCGCCTGCTGCTGATCCTGACCATCGTGGACATTCGCGCGGTGGGGCCGGGGGTGTGGAATTCGTGGAAGCGGCAGTTGCTGGGCGATCTGTATGTATCGGCCGAGGAAATGCTGCGGCTGGGCCACAAGCAACATGGCCGGGCAGAGCGCATTGCCGCAAAGAAAAAGGCCGTGGCGGCGATCCTGAAGGAGCGCGATGCGCTGATCGGCACGGTCGGGCGGCAGCTTTCGGATGCCTACTGGATTGCCGAGCCGGAAGACATCATCGTGCTGAACCTGCAGCAGATGGACCGCGCACTGGGCGAGCCGCTTTCGGTGGAAGCGCACTGGTATCCGGCGCGCGGGGCGACGCTGGTGACAGTGCTGGCGGCAGACCATCCGGGGTTGTTCTATCGCATTGCCGGCGGCATCCATCTGGCGGGCGGCAACATCATTGATGCGCGCATCCACACCGCGCGCAACGGAACGGCGGTCGACAACTTCCTGGTGCAGGATCCGCTGGGTCGTCCGTTGAACGAGGCGACGCAAATCGAGCGGTTGAAGAACGCGATTGCCGATGCACTGGCCAACCGGGTGAAGCTGGTGCCGCAACTGGCGGCGCGGCCACTGGCTCGCCCGCGGGCAGATGCGTTTGATGTGCGCCCGATCGTGATCTTTGACAACAAGGCGTCGAACCGGTTCACCGTGATCGAAGTGGGCGCGCGAGATCGGCCCGCCTTGCTCAATCGTCTGGCACGGGCCTTGTTCGAGGCACGGCTGATCGTCCATTCGGCGCATATCGCGACATATGGCGAACGCGCGGTCGATACGTTCTATGTGACTGACGTGCTGGGCGAAAAGATCGACAGCGACAGCCGGATGAAGACGGTGGAGAAAAAGCTGCTGGATGCGGCAGAAGATCGCAAGGTCAAGGTGGCGGCGTGATCGGTCGTGCGGATGGGACTGGCAACCGAGGCTGCCTGACCCTATCTTTGGCAGCATGAGCGAAGCGGAATATCTGGGCGGTCGATTGTTGTTGGCGATGCCGGGCATGGGCGATGCGCGGTTCGACCATGCCGTGATCGCGATGTGCGTGCATGATGAAAATGGCGCGTTGGGCATCGGCATTGGCAAAGTGCGCGATGGGCTGACGCTGCATGGCCTTTTGGAGGACGTGGGCATCGACCCTGGCGTGGCGCCCGATATGCCGGTGCTGGAAGGTGGGCCGGTGGAAACGGCGCGAGGTTTTGTCCTGCATTCCGACGACTGGGGCGGAGAGGAAAGCGTGACGGTGAACCCATTGTGCCGCCTGTCCGCATCGCTGGATATCCTGCGCGCGATTGCGCAAGGGCGCGGGCCAAGCCGGTTTCTGGTTGCGCTCGGGTATGCCGGATGGGGCGCAGGGCAGCTTGAAGGCGAGATGCGCCACCACGGCTGGCATGCTGCGCGCGGGTGTTCCGACATTCTGTTCGGCACGCCAACAGGGCGGCGCTGGATTCAGGCGTGGAAGCGCGAGGGGATCGACCCCTCGCACCTTGCTGCCCAGACGGGCAGCGCCTGATCTGCCGGTTCAGGCCTCGCTGGCTTCGCTGTTGAGCTGGACGTAATTGGCAAGGCCCATGCGTTCGATCATGTCGAACTGCTTTTCGATTACGTCGACGTGCTCTTCCTCGCTTTCGAGGATTTTCTGGAACAGGTCGCGGCTGACGTAATCGCGCACTTCTTCGCAATAGGCGATGGCATCGCGCAGCAGGGGCAGCGCGTCCATTTCAAGCGCGAGATCGGCTTTCAGGATTTCTTCGACCGATTCGCCCACGCGCAACCGGCCCAGTGCCTGAAAGTTGGGCAGGCCATCGAGAAATAGGATGCGATCCGCCAACAGGTCGGCGTGCTTCATCTCGTCGATCGATTCGTGGCGTTCGTATTCGGCCAGTTTCTTGATGCCCCAGTTGGCGAGCAGGCGATAATGCAGCCAGTACTGGTTGATCGCGGTCAGCTCGTTCAGGAGCGCCTTGTTCAGAAACTCGATGACTTTGGCGTCACCCTTCATCGCGTGATCCTTCAAACTTGAATTTTACGGGAAATTTGAAAGGATTCTACGCGGGTTACTCGCGAAGGCAAAGCGCGAACGACTCGCATGCGGGAGCGAAAAATTCTGGATTTTGCGCGAAAATGCGACGCTTTTTCAGCTCGCATCGATCAGGCGAAAGCGCAGGCCCGTTCGTCGGAAATCACATCATCGGCATCTTCGAGGCACTGGCGGCACTGGGGTTTGTAGCCAAGGCGGCCATAGATGTCTTCTGCCTGTCCGGCATGGCAACGCGCTGCAGAACGAATGTCCTTTTCACGAATGGCGTTGCAGATGCAGATGAACATGACAGGCTCTCCGGCTCGGCTGATATTGCCAATGGTTCGCATTAATAATGCGATAAAATCGCAATAGCAAGAGGGCGCGTGCCTGCATTGACGTTCTTGCATCATGGTTGCGCACGCGCAGCAGACCTATTACATGAAGAATCACATCGAGAGTTGGGGTGACGCCTCAACGCCAACCTGCCTTCCGGGCAAGGTGGCACCTGAACCGGCCAGCCAGCATTCTGGACATCCGGGAATGGGATGTGGCCGATCCGGCAACCAAACGGACTCAGTCGCAGGCGTCTTCCTCGTTCAGATTTGAAGAGAAAGACCGTCCAGTGCCGATCAGGATTGCCGACAACCTCCCCGCCCGCCGCACACTTGAGGCCGAAGGCGTGATCGTGATGGGCGTGACCGAGGCGGCCCGGCAGGACATTCGCCCGCTGCGGATCGCCCTGCTAAACCTGATGCCGGACAAGATCACCACCGAAACGCAGATTACGCGCCTGCTGGGGGCAACGCCGTTGCAGGTGGAACTGGAACTGCTGCGTATTTCCGATCACGTCAGCAAGAATACCTCTGCCGGTCACATCACCGAGTTCTATCGGCCATGGGAAGATGTGCAAGCCGAGAAGTTCGACGGTCTGATCGTGACCGGGGCACCGGTGGAAACGATCCCTTTCGAGGAAGTGACATACTGGGACGAGTTGCGGCGCATCTTTGACTGGTCGCAAAACCACGTTCACCGTACGCTTTCAGTGTGTTGGGGTGCGATGGCGGCGCTGTACCATTTCCATGGGATCGAAAAACATCCACTGCAGAACAAGGCATCGGGGGTGTTCCGCCACATCAACCATGCCCCGGCCAATCCGTGGATGCGCGGGTTGCCCGACGTGTTCGACGTGCCTGTTTCACGCTGGAGCGAGGTGCGCCGTGAAGACCTGCCCGAAGGGCGGGGGCTTTCGGTTCTGGCCGACAGCCCGGAAACCGGCCTGTGCCTGATCGACGATCCAGCGCAGCGCACGCTGCACATGTTCAACCATCTGGAATACGATACGCTGACGCTGGCTGGTGAATATGCGCGTGATGAAGCAGGCTATTTGCCGCGTCACTATTTCCCCGGCGATGACCCGCAGGCGATGCCCGCAAATACCTGGCGTGGGCACGGGCATCTGCTGTTCGGCAACTGGATCAACGAGACGTATCAGACGACAGCGTTCGATCTGGCCGACATCGGCAAAGGATAATGGCAGCTCGGAACAAGACTCGCCTTGCCTTTCGGATGTGCTTCGCCTAACGGCCCCAGCTTCAACCGACGCGGATTCGATGATCGGCCTGGCCACAAGGGCTGCCAAGGCAGATCGGACGCATCGTAATCAGGAGACGAAAATGCCCAAGATGAAGACGAAGAGCGGCGTGAAAAAGCGCTTCAAGCTCACCGCCACCGGCAAGGTGAAGCACGGCGTTGCCGGCAAGCGCCACCGCCTTATCAGCCACAACGCCAAGTACATCCGCCAGAACCGCGGCACTGACGTGATCTCCGACGCCGATGCGAAGGTTATCAAGAAGTGGGCGCCCTACGGGCTGAACTGAGGAGCGCTGACTAATGAGCCGTATCAAACGTGGTGTAACCACCAAAGCCAAGCATAAGCGGATTTTGGATCAGGCGAAGGGCTATCGTGGCCGTCGCAAGAACACCATCCGCGTTGCCCGCCAGGCCGTCGAAAAGGCCGGCCAGTATGCCTATCGCGACCGCAAGGTTAAGAAGCGCAGCTTCCGCGCCCTGTGGATCCAGCGCATCAACGCTGCTGTCCGCGCCGAAGGCCTGACCTATTCGCAGTTCATCCACGGCACCAAGCTGGCCGGGATCGAACTGGACCGCAAGACCATGGCTGACCTTGCCATGAACGAAGGCGCGATCTTCACCACGGTGATCGCCCAGGCCAAGGCAGCCCTTCCGGCAGCCTGAACCGTTCGGTTTGCGAAATGAACAAAGGGGCCGGTTCCTGCTGGAGCCAGCCCCTTTTTCGTTGCGATTTGCGCAAGTGCGATGCACAGATATGCCCGACAGGTTTTAGTCAAAACAGATCGGGGCGTACACATCTTGACCGGGGACTGTTCAGTCCGGGTTCGATTCCATCGGCCGCCTGCGCCGTTGAGCCGCTATTTCACCACGTTCTATCTGACCGAAATCACCGTTCCCGATGGCGGGAAAGTGGCCGATCACCTCCATCCCGAATGGGCCAATCTGCGCATCTGCAGCGGCGATCTGCCGGTTTCGGAATTGCCGGGCATGCCAGTCGGCCGTGACATGACGGCGATTGTCACCGGGCCAACCAGTGTTCCGGTGCGCTTTACCGTTGGCTCCACGCGAATCTGGGGGGTGGGCTTTTTGCCGCTGGGCTGGGCGCGATATGTGCGAGCGCCTGCGCGCAGCCACGCCGACAAGTTCTATGATGTGGCGCAAGAGCGTTTTTTGGTGCCGTTCCGCGCGTTGGCGGAGCGCCTGTTCGCCGCGGTGCCTGACGAACAGGCCGAACTGCAACGGATCGTGGCGCACTTCATGGCCGGGCTGGACATGCCGCCCGATGACGACCCTCGCATCGTCGCCTGTCATACAGCCTTGCTGAATGCTGACATTGGCAGCGTGGCTGAAATGGCTGAAGCGTCAGGCGTGCCACAACATACGCTTGAACGGTTATGCGCCCGGAATTTCGGCTTTCCGCCGCGCTTGTTGCTGCGCCGCCAGCGCTTCATGCGCAGTCTGGTGCAGTATATGCTGGACCCATCGTTGCACTGGATCGGCGCGATTGACGGCCACTATCACGATCAGGCCCAGTTCGTGCGCGATTTCCACCGCTTCATGGGGATGAGCCCCAGCGAATATGCAGCCAGTCCCAAGCCTGTGTTGCAGGCGGTGATGCGGGCGCGGCAGGAATTTGTCGGCAGTGCAGTGCAGGCGCTCCATGCGCCGACCGCTTCATAGAGTTTGCGTTCAAGTCGGCACTTTGATTCTTGCGCGTTTCGGGCTAGCGGCAGCGGCCATGGAACAGCTCGATCAACAGCAGGCCGAAACGCTTTCGGCCATTGCAGAAGCGGCCACGCCCGAAGCGGTGGAAGCGATCCGTGTCTCGGCCCTTGGCAAGCAGGGGTGGGTCAGCGCGCTGCTGAAGTCCCTTGGCGGGATGACGCCGGAACAACGGCAGAGTGAAGGCCCCAAGATTCACGCCGCGCGTGAAGCGGTCACTGCTGCATTGGGCGAACGCAAGACCGCGCTGGAAGGCGCGGTGCTGGAAGCACGGCTGGCGGCTGAAACAATCGATCTTTCGCTGCCTGCGCCCGAAGCGCTGAAGGGTTCGGTCCACCCGGTTTCGCAGGTGATGGACGAGCTGGCCGAAATCTTTGCCGACATGGGTTTTGCCGTGGCAAGCGGGCCTGAGATCGAGGACGACTGGCACAACTTCACCGCGCTGAACATGCCGGAAACCCATCCGGCACGTGCAATGCACGATACCTTCTACTTCCCTGACAAGGATGCAGAAGGCCGCTCGATGCTGCTGCGCACCCATACTTCGCCGGTGCAGATCCGCACGATGCTGGCCGAAGGCGCCCCGCTGCGCATCATCGCGCCGGGCCGGGTCTATCGTTCGGATTCGGATGCCACGCACACGCCGATGTTCCACCAGATCGAAGGTCTGGTCATCGACAAGGGCATTCACCTTGGCCATCTGAAATGGACGCTGGAAACCTTCCTCAAGGCTTTCTTTGAACGCGACGACATCGTTCTGCGCCTGCGCCCCAGCTATTTCCCATTCACCGAACCTTCGGTGGAAGTGGACGTGGGCTATACGCTTATCAATGGTAAGCGCGTGGTCGGCGGCAGCGGCGATGCCGAAAACGGCGGCTGGATGGAAGTTCTGGGCAGCGGCATGGTCAACCGCAAGGTCATCGAATTCGGCGGGCTGGACCCGGATGAATGGCAGGGCTTTGCCTTTGGCACCGGCGTCGACCGGCTGGCCATGCTGAAATACGGCATGGACGACTTGCGCGCCTTCTTTGATGGCGATGCGCGGTGGCTGGGCCACTATGGCTTTGGCGCGCTGGACGTGCCGACCCTTTCTGGCGGTGTGGGAGTACGTTCGTGAAGTTCTCGCTCTCATGGTTGAAGTCGGTCCTCGATACCAAGGCCGATGCGCGCACCATCGCTGAAAAGCTGACCTCGCTGGGTCTGGAAATCGAAGGTGTCGAAGATGCTTCGGCGGCGTTGAAGACGTTTCGCGTGGCCCGCGTGCTGACCGCTGAAAAACACCCGCAAGCGGATAAACTGCAGGTGCTTTCGGTCGATGTCGGCGATGCCGCGCCGCTTCAGGTGGTGTGCGGTGCGCCCAATGCGCGCGCTGGTCTTGTCGGCGTGCTGGGCCTGCCGGGCGCCGTGGTTCCGGCCAATGGCATGACGCTGAAAGTGGCGGCGGTGCGCGGTGTCGAATCCAACGGCATGATGTGTTCGACGCGCGAACTGTGCCTGGGCGATGACCATGACGGTATCATCGAACTGCCCGCAGATGCGCCGGTTGGCACGACTTATGCCGACTATCTGGGATCGGACCCGGTGTTCGACGTGGCGATCACGCCCAACCGCCCTGATTGCATGGGCGTTTACGGCATCGCACGCGATCTGGCCGCAGCAGGCCTTGGCGTGTTGAAGCCGATTGCGGCGGCACCTGTTGCGGGCAGCTTTGCCTGCCCGGTGGACGTGCGCACCGACGATGCGGCAGGTTGCCCTGCGTTTTATGGCCGCGTCATTCGCGGGGTGCAGAATGGTCCCAGCCCCAAGTGGTTGCAGGATTTCCTGAAAAGCGCGGGCCAGCGCCCGATTTCGGCTTTGGTGGATGTCACCAACTTCGTGATGCTGGGCTATGGCCGTCCCGCCCACGCTTATGATCTGGCAAAGCTGTCGGGCGCGGTTGTGGCGCGCAAGGCGCAGGATGGCGAAAAGGTCATTGCGCTGAACGGCAAGGAATATGCGCTTGAGCCGTGGATGACGGTGATTGCCGACGATGCCGGGGTGCATGACATTGCCGGGATCATGGGCGGCGAACATTCAGGCTGTGGTGACGACACCACCGACGTTCTGCTGGAAGTTGCCTATTTCACGCCCGCGCAGATTGCTCGCACTGGGCAGGCGCTGGCGTTGGCATCGGATGCGCGGGGACGGTTTGAACGCGGGGTGGACCCGGCGTTCCTCGACACCGGCATGGATATCCTGACCAGCCTAATCCTTGAGATTTGCGGGGGTGAGCCAAGCGAGGTGATCCGCGCAGGCGAAGCACCGCTGGCACGCAAGACGGTGGCTTATAACACGGCCCTTGCGGGCAATCTGGGCGGGATCGACGTTGCCGATTCCGAACAGAAGCGCATTCTGGCTGCGCTGGGCTTTGACGTGGCGGATGACTGGATGGTCACAGTGCCGACGTGGCGCCCGGATGTGGATGGCGCGCCCGATATTGTCGAAGAAGTGATCCGCGTTCACGGGCTGGAGGCGGTGCCTTCAACCCCGCTGCCGCGTGCCGATGGTGTGGCCAAGCCGACCGCGACGGCTGCACAGATGCTGGAACGCCGGGTGCGCCGCGCTGCGGCTGCGCGCGGACTGCATGAAGCGGTAACGTGGTCGTTCCTGCCCGAAGCGGAAGCCGCGCACTTTGCCGATGGCGAGGCGATCTGGACGCTGGCCAACCCGATTTCCGAAGATCTGAAGGCGATGCGGCCTTCGCTGCTGCCGGGCCTGCTGTCTGCGGCACAGCGCAACCTGCATCGCGGCGCATCTTCGGTACGCGTGTTCGAGATTGGCCGCCGCTATCTGCGCGGAGCCAACGGCGCGAGCGATGAAAAGTTGAGCCTTGGCGTGGTGCTGGCGGGCGACCGTAGCGCGCGCGGCTGGGCCGTGGGCAAGGCGCAGGCGTTCGATGCTTTCGATGCCAAGGCCGAAGCGCTGGCGCTTCTGGCCGAAGCGGGCGCGCCGGTCGATAACCTTCAGGTGATGGGTGAGGCGGGGCCGCAGTTCCACCCCGGCCAGTCGGCCACGTTGCGTCTGGGGCCAAAGCAGGTTCTGGCGCGCTTTGGCATGTTGCACCCGGCAACGGCCAAGGCGTTCGACCTTGATGGGCCAGTGGCCGTGGTCGAGCTGTTCCTTGACCGTATCCCGGCCAAGAAGGGCGCTGGCGCCTTTGCCCGTCCGCACTTCGCGCCGCCCGCCTTGCAGGCGGTGACGCGCGACTTTGCCTTCCTTGTCGATGCAAATGTGCCTGCGGGTGATCTGCTGCGCAGCGTAAAGGGCGCGGACAAGCAGGCCATCGTCGCCGCACGGGTGTTTGACGATTTCCGCGGGGCAGGCGTGCCCGAAGGGCAGAAGAGCCTTGCCATCGAGGTGACGTTGCAGCCGGTCGACAAGTCGTTCGATGAGGCTGCGCTGAAAGCAATTGCCGACAAGGTTGTGGCTGCTGCTGCCAAGCAAGGAGGCACCTTGCGCGGATGACCGACAATCTGGTCACGATCGGTAGCGATGGCCTGACTGCGCGGATCAACCCGCAGGGGGCCGAAGTGTGGTCGCTGACCGATGGTGCTGGCCGCGAATACATGACCGATGCGGACCCGACCTTCTGGTCGGGTCATGCACCGCTGCTCTTCCCGATTGTGGGAACGCTGGCGGGCGATACGCTGCGGCTGGATGGACAGGGCTATACGCTGCCGCGCCATGGTTTTGCCCGGCGCAGCCGGTTTGCGCTGGCTCATCTGACTGACAACGAGGCGCGCTTTCGCCTGACCGATTCGCCCGATACCCGCGCGGTCTATCCGTTCGGTTTCGTGCTGGAGATGACGTTCCGGGTTGAAGGTATGACGCTGTTCACGCAAGCGTGCGTGAACAACCCCAATGCGAGCGACCTGCCT harbors:
- the pheS gene encoding phenylalanine--tRNA ligase subunit alpha, with protein sequence MEQLDQQQAETLSAIAEAATPEAVEAIRVSALGKQGWVSALLKSLGGMTPEQRQSEGPKIHAAREAVTAALGERKTALEGAVLEARLAAETIDLSLPAPEALKGSVHPVSQVMDELAEIFADMGFAVASGPEIEDDWHNFTALNMPETHPARAMHDTFYFPDKDAEGRSMLLRTHTSPVQIRTMLAEGAPLRIIAPGRVYRSDSDATHTPMFHQIEGLVIDKGIHLGHLKWTLETFLKAFFERDDIVLRLRPSYFPFTEPSVEVDVGYTLINGKRVVGGSGDAENGGWMEVLGSGMVNRKVIEFGGLDPDEWQGFAFGTGVDRLAMLKYGMDDLRAFFDGDARWLGHYGFGALDVPTLSGGVGVRS
- the pheT gene encoding phenylalanine--tRNA ligase subunit beta encodes the protein MKFSLSWLKSVLDTKADARTIAEKLTSLGLEIEGVEDASAALKTFRVARVLTAEKHPQADKLQVLSVDVGDAAPLQVVCGAPNARAGLVGVLGLPGAVVPANGMTLKVAAVRGVESNGMMCSTRELCLGDDHDGIIELPADAPVGTTYADYLGSDPVFDVAITPNRPDCMGVYGIARDLAAAGLGVLKPIAAAPVAGSFACPVDVRTDDAAGCPAFYGRVIRGVQNGPSPKWLQDFLKSAGQRPISALVDVTNFVMLGYGRPAHAYDLAKLSGAVVARKAQDGEKVIALNGKEYALEPWMTVIADDAGVHDIAGIMGGEHSGCGDDTTDVLLEVAYFTPAQIARTGQALALASDARGRFERGVDPAFLDTGMDILTSLILEICGGEPSEVIRAGEAPLARKTVAYNTALAGNLGGIDVADSEQKRILAALGFDVADDWMVTVPTWRPDVDGAPDIVEEVIRVHGLEAVPSTPLPRADGVAKPTATAAQMLERRVRRAAAARGLHEAVTWSFLPEAEAAHFADGEAIWTLANPISEDLKAMRPSLLPGLLSAAQRNLHRGASSVRVFEIGRRYLRGANGASDEKLSLGVVLAGDRSARGWAVGKAQAFDAFDAKAEALALLAEAGAPVDNLQVMGEAGPQFHPGQSATLRLGPKQVLARFGMLHPATAKAFDLDGPVAVVELFLDRIPAKKGAGAFARPHFAPPALQAVTRDFAFLVDANVPAGDLLRSVKGADKQAIVAARVFDDFRGAGVPEGQKSLAIEVTLQPVDKSFDEAALKAIADKVVAAAAKQGGTLRG